In Bos indicus x Bos taurus breed Angus x Brahman F1 hybrid chromosome 23, Bos_hybrid_MaternalHap_v2.0, whole genome shotgun sequence, the genomic window TCTATGCAACAAACTTTAATTCATTGAccacaaataaaataaacccTTGCATTTGAACTCAATCCTCTCTTGGGAGAAAGGTAAGAACTTGAATTCCTGGACAAGACCTCTCATTGCAACAAAGAAAGATTGATGCTTTGTCTCTTAATTTGGGTCTGAACCTTGGGGCTGAGAGTTCCACAGCCTTTGATTGTATTCTCTTAAAGTTGAAATTGAtgaaaaaatgatattaaaaaccaaaatttGCTCTTAGATTTGAAAAGGCCTGTGGAACCAGGAGAAATGAGAGGTGATAATGAGTTGTATTTGAGAAGACACAATCCCACAGATTCTGATAACTGGTCTAGGGAAACAtcagttattaatatttaaacaaacaaCTTTCTCATAGTAATTCTTATGTGCCTCCACATAAGAGAGAGATCTCATGCCCACATGATGCCTGGGTTCCTTTTTGGCAGTTAAATTCTATgccattcaaaaaaatgaaatgaggttGATAGAAAGGGAGAACATGgagtaagagaaagacaaaaattacaGCAAACCTATCAGTTATGCTGTGATCATCCTCAGAAAGCTCAGgaaggctcctcctcctcccctttatTTACCACCCAGATTGTGAATACAAATGAACAGAATGATATTGGAGAAATAAAGTGATCCTTATCACTCAATTGTATAAATGGAGAAGccaaagcccagaaaaatatataacttaaCTCATTATCACAAGGGAATGGTGGTATAGGTTTAATCCCAAGTCATCTGCTCCTAATGATTATGCTTACTTTTCACCATCTTGCACCCCTTTAGTTGGTATCAATAGTAAAATCACagtaagtcggaaagagaaaaacaaatatcgagTATTAactcacatatatggaatctagaaagatggtactgatggacctatttgcaggacagcaaaACAGACGCAGAcctagagaacagatttgtggacacagtgagggaaggagagggtgggatgaattgattagcgttgaaacatatacattaccatatataaaatagaaaaccagtgggaatttgctgtatgatgcagggagctcaactgtgacaacctagaaaggggtggggcgggggtgggtggtggtggtggtggtgggctgagttcaagagagagggcaacatatgtatacctatggctgattcatgttgatgtatggcagaaaccaatgccatattgtaaagcaattattctccaattaaaaccaaataaaaaagagtaaagtCATAAAAGAAGACATTTGCATCTCTCAAAATATCTATCTTTTACATCCTGAATAGATTGTtttttatatccaaaatatatgtggGTCTGCTTAGTGATGCCAAATCAGACTTTTCACAAGatgaaaataagtacatttttcaTGAACATGTTTACATTAGTGAccccaaaaattaagaaaaaatgtctAAATAAAACATTTGCACTGCATGTGGGCCAGAAATTTTATGCTTTTGCTTTATCTGCATCCATTACTGTAACTGTCCCTTCTCAATTCTTACCACCAGTGGTATTCATTTCACCAAATACAGAACACCTAATGAGGACCAATTATGAACCTCGCCTTTAAAAAACCaccaaagtaatttaaaaatattctttttaaactcTTAACTCACTTGATTTTATGAGTATACTAATTTTAAGCCTTCTCCCAGACTTCccttgtagtccagtggttaagaatccgcctgtcaatgcagggagcataggtttgatccctggtccttaAAGATTTCGCATGGCacggggcaaccaagcccatgtgccacaactactaagcctgtgctctagagcccgcgagccacaactattgagccaagACGCTGCAACTACGTACAAGAGCCGGTGCCAGACTCGACTGTACCTTACTTACTAGTGTACGTTATATTAATCGAAATCTTCAAAGTACCCTACTCTTAATAGGACGGCTTAACTACAAGAATttcgtttttttaaaaaagttacttgCCATCAAAAACTTTTATCTTGACTAGCTACATCCGTTAACTAGTCATGCAACTTTAGGCCCTAACCAACCTAGCACAAATATATGCTAATATAAAAGCTTGACGGGGCACAGGACCCCGCTGTACAAGTGTGGGACTAGGCGCGCACGCGCCTTGGAGCAGAAACAAGACGGCCTTTTAGACCAAAGTATTAAGTGTATCTTTGGCACTTAATGAAACGAGAATTACAGCTCCTTACAAGGAAAattgggaagccctgaaaaggGCCTTTTGTTAGGTGAATGGAAGCGAAATGAACACTCAGCCGCCGAAGCCGTAGAGGGTGCGGCCCTGTCGCTTGAGCGCGTAGACCACGTCCATGGCGGTGACAGTCTTGCGCTTGGCGTGCTCGGTGTAGGTGACCGCGTCGCGGATCACGTTCTCCAGGAACACCTTCAGCACCCCGCGGGTCTCCTCGTAGATGAGCCCGGAGATGCGCTTCACACCACCACGACGAGCCAGGCGCCGAATAGCAGGCTTGGTAATGCCCTGGATGTTATCACGAAGGACTTTGCGGTGGCGCTTAGCGCCTCCTTTGCCCAGACCCTTTCCGCCTTTGCCGCGACCAGACATGACGAAGACCTGAAGACCCAATAAAGCATAACTTCCACGCCTCGCGATGCACCTTTATACATCTGTTAGCGGACCGAACTGAGAACCTGAAGAAAGGAGGAGGCGGGAAATCACGCCGTTAGTGGGGGAGGGGAATTgggccaaaagggaaaaaaaaaagaggccttcTCTGTTCCTTTGGACTGTGGTAACTCTTTTGTTACCTTAAGATTTAGAATTGCTTTTGAATTCTAGGGAAAACACGAATGttgtggaaaatacagaaaaggggAAGTAATAACTTGTTATCGCACCACACATAGATCTCCCCTAGTAGCCAATTTGGTATTTTGGTGAACAGATAAAAGCGCAGACTCCAGGAAAATGTATGCTATTCTGTATAGGGCCTTCTAAAACCTCTTTATACTGGTATATTTAAATCAACTCCCCTTGAGTTTTTAATAACAAGTTATTAATGTCTGCTTATTACTGCTTATGAATTTTCCATAGCACAGTTTAAAACAGTTCTCTACCAATTCCTTAAtcagcaatattttttaatataatttttttgctGCTCTTGAAATACCACCTTTAACATACTTAGAACTATTACTAAAATTCTGTTCTATGTATTACAGTTCCCAAATAATCTATTTGTTACATTCAGAATTAATTTGGGGAtagattatattttctttgattaaCTGTCCACCTAGCAAGATTTATGGATTTATTTCCCACTAAGAGTATCATCTTTAATGTAATTTCTGTAATATACTGAGAAAATTTGTCCTTCCTAGTGTGTTTCCATTAGAATGTTTTCAACATTGCAAAATgttacaagaaaaaagaaaagaaaacgccTTTGGGCTTTTCAGAggcaccaggctttcctgccaaCAGAGAGAAGGTGCATTGTTTCAAAGAGAACTGAAGAGGTGAAGGAAATATAAAGTTTTCCAATTCTGCACTCTTAAACTGGCACAAGAGAAAGGACTCAGGATTATTTTTCAAACTGCTCTTTAGCCATCTACTACCTTTAACAATGCTTATcattttacagtatttttatGGAAGGTGGTGGAGCAGAGTGGGGTAAATTGCAAAGAGAGGGATCTAGAAGAGAACCTAGAAAACTGTTAAAAACTATGCTGTCGCATGACAAGTCAAGTCCTGTTAATACTCTATCTTAAAATTACTGTACATCCCAACTATAAAAGGTTGAGATTTTAATAACGCATGAGATTCTGGGCCAGCTGCAGCTTGGAGAACAAGCACTCAGACACACTGGTGGTGAAGTAGGCCTCCTTGTCATCTAATATCTAAAACTACTAGATCCACCTCTTCAATTTCAAACGCAGTAAGTAGCTAAGTAGTGAAAAGTTGCAACCAAGAGAGCCGTGAGCTACACTGGGATTCAtgacctccagaggagaggatttCGATCAGGGgtcagagacgaggcttgatcacttgAAGCTTAtgtgaaataaaactttattaacgtATACAGGGACAAAAGAAGCTTctgacatcagaagggggcattAGAAAGGGACAGAATGACCCCCTTGCTAGCTCTTAGCAAGCAGTTATATATCTATTAAAGAATCATCTCAAAACAGAGTTGCATCAGGCCCCTCTTCCAATAGGCATTTTGAGATAGCACTGACATAAAGTGAATCATCCCctgccataaaacaattgacatgaaatttaaagaaaggcAGCTTTCCAGCAAATACATTGTTTCAATACCATAGCTTAAGAGAAAATTTCCTTGAGTAAGACAATGGTTTGTTGAGCAATGGTCTATTCAAGGTTTGAGTCTTAGGctgaaccgacttgaagacaggcAGATTCCAAGGCAAATACATCTTTCATTAACACAGCTTAAGAAAaagatttccattaaaaaaaacccattggttagctcaaggtttgagaaaagtttaaGTTCAGGTagaaccaggtgtcatcatgaCAACACAAAATTTACAAgaaaccttttaattttgtatagcgGGGGgacaaaaaaaagtctgccacttggCGTCTATTTCCTCTGCTTAGGGACCCCTAGCCTTGTTACCCTCTGTGTAGCTTATTGGTTATACTGCAAGGAACCAATTCTATGTTAGAACTGTCTCTGATTTGCTTCTCCTTTTTATAATCGTATAATGAGCTTCGTCAGAGGATCCTGGCCCTCAGCCTGTTAAATTGCCTTTGTTCACGTCACAGAGAGATAATTTAAACCGCCCAACTGTGAATGGCTACAAGAAATACATGCCTGCCCTGAAGCTGACCATTCCCGGAGTTGGCCCTTTTTACTTCCTTATTGCCTCTCCCTCTTCTGCTTTTTGACTTTAGTTCTAAAGAACTTGAAGTCCAGATACCGACAAGATGGTCATTAAGACAGTCTGCCACCATGTCGGTTTGGCGGCTTTCTGTATAGTATCCCTTAACCTAAATATTTTTCGAGACTCATTAGCCTAGAGTACGACGAGCAGGGAGTTTGGAGCCAGCAATGAACAAGACAGATGCCAGATAGCTTAATTGGAAGACCTTAACTCTAAGACCACAGAAAAGCCCAGAAATGATTGTAATGCCCTGGCTACTTACACTGCAACAAGTTATCTTCAAATACTTCTGCGAACAAAATTAGAAAGCGAAACTTAAgccttttattaagaaaaaaaccactatactgcaaaaaacaaaataacctcTCAAACAGAAAACTCTCTAACATCACAAACTAAACACTTCAAAACAGTTATCAGTGGACAGGCTCTTTTATAGAAAAGGTAGGTGGCTCTGAAAAGAGCCTTTGGGTTCCACGAGGCCTGTAAAGACGTTTACTTGGAGCTGGTGTATTTGGTGACGGCCTTGGTGCCCTCGGACAcggcgtgcttggccagctccccgGGCAGCAGCAGGCGCACGGCcgtctggatctccctggatgtgatgGTCGAACGCTTGTTGTAATGCGCCAGGCGCGACGCCTCGCCAGCGATGCGCTCGAAGATATCGTTgacgaaggagttcatgatgccCATGGCCTTGGACGAGATGCCGGTGTCCGGGTGGACCtgcttcagcaccttgtacaCGTACACGGAGTAGCTCTCCTTGCGGCTGCGCTTGCGCTTCTTGCCGTCCTTCTTCTGCGCCTTGGTCACCGCCTTCTTAGAACCCTTCTTCGGGGCAGGAGCGGACTTCGCTGGCTCAGGCATGGTGAAGTACTGCGGTCACAGAACCACTGAAGAAGAGGAAGCCGAAAGGCACCTTTTTAAGGACAAGGGTTTATGCAAATGAAGTGCAGTAGAGATTTCTGGTGATTGGTGCGTCTTCTGTGTGACATCACAGCTCAGCTTCGCCCAATCAAGGTAGGCATCCTGCATAGTCGCATTTCCATTGGTCTAAACAAAAGTAAAACGGTAGCCAATCGTACCGCTTTCTTTTCGCGCCCAGCGAGGGTTATAAACTTTCCGTTTCTGGGTTCGCCTCTCATTCTCCACGGTGACCGTTGATCTTGAATCATGTCTGGACGTGGCAAACAAGGCGGCAAGGCTCGCGCCAAGGCCAAGACTCGCTCTTCGCGGGCAGGACTCCAGTTCCCCGTGGGTCGAGTGCACCGCCTTCTCCGCAAGGGTAACTACGCCGAGCGGGTCGGGGCCGGGGCCCCGGTGTACCTGGCGGCGGTGCTGGAGTACCTGACGGCCGAGATCCTGGAGCTGGCGGGCAACGCGGCCCGGGACAACAAGAAGACGCGCATCATCCCGCGTCACCTGCAGCTGGCCATCCGCAACGACGAGGAGCTCAACAAGCTGCTGGGCAAAGTCACCATCGCCCAGGGTGGTGTCCTGCCCAACATCCAGGCGGTGCTGCTGCCCAAGAAGACTGAGAGCCACCACAAGACTAAGTAAAGAACCAAGATTGGAAACAACGAAATAAACGGCTCTTTTCAGAGCCACTTCCATGATCAGGGAAAAGAGTAGCACAATTTATGGTACCTGAAACTTAAATACTCTTTGTTACAGTACTGAGACTTGCAACTTAATGCTCTGGTTGTGTAGGGTATGTTCTAGTCTATATTTCAGAGTTAGTATTTAGGGGCAGTTGTGAACAAAAGAACATTTGTGTTAGACTAAGTTTCAAACTTATTGATAAGTTTTGGTTACCTATAACCAGAGGTCCCCATGAGGAAATTAAGCATGTGGTGTGAATTTTCATTTCCTAAGTCGCATGTTGGAGAAAGCCCATCAATGGTTTTCTGTGAAAGATACGCAGAAGCCATTGGGGTGACTGTAGGAAGATAGACTTGCAAAAGTATTCATATCGTTACCCGGACtggaaaaattaagaacaaaCCGGACAATACAAACTGGGTTGTAACAAAAGTACAAGATTTTGGTAGTCAGGCCTGGCAAGGTCCTCTAATTCCAGAATGAGACATGTTTGGAACATGTATGCCATTTAGCATTTTGGCCTTTTCAAGGATTGCAGACACAAAGACTTCCTATTATTAAATGTTAAAGCACTTGTTTTCAACAAATGCCACACACCTAGGTACCATACGTTGATACATTAATGAGACACTGCCTGTTCTAAAAGAAATCTAATGAGAAACGAAATAAAGTACAACGTAGCAAGAGGAGTACGCAAAGAATGCAAAAGGAGCATAGAGGAGACTGAGAAGTAACACTTGGTCTGAGGATTAAAGCAAATtgggaaatagaggaaagcataggGATTTCAGCAGAAAATTAGTCACCAGACTCGTGGCTTGTATGTGCAGGCAAATGACCAAAAGTTCGCTATTGGAAAATAAAGCAGAGGGGCCACAAGAGAGGAGTCAGAGGGATGGATCTCTAGGACGTTCCTTTGGTTCTAAATCCTCCATATATCTTgtatgtcagtcgtgtccgactctgccaccctatgaactgtaggccGACTTCCAAATCTTTATGTCCATCCCAGACTTAATTCAAGTTCAGACATACATATTCATCTACTTTATgatattcctctttttttttttttttttttaactttcttatacacttatagtggagaaggcaatggtaccccactccagtactcttgcctggaaaatcccatggatggaggagcctggtaggctgcagtccatggggtcgctaagagtcggacacgactgagcgacttcactttcactttcatgcattggagaaggaaatggcaacccactccagtgttcttgcctggagaatcccagggacgggggagcctggtgggctgccgtctatgggtcgcacagactcggacaccactggagcgacttagcagcagcatactcataGATCTCTgggaaattaaaaatgtatatcccAGATTTATCATCATCCTTACTCCCCCAGTGATTCTTACAGGCATCACCATCTACCCATTAACATGAACGAAAATAGTCTGGTGTCTGAGTATTTTTATCAGCCATtacgggctagagtccatggggtcgcaaagtcggcaACGACTGAATACACACGTACGCACACACTATGGGATGATTGAACTTTAAATTCCGGAAAAGTTTAGGTGGAAGGAAAACAAATGGAGTTTCGAGACCTGGAATATTTGTGTCCACACGTAACTAGAAATATCCACATAACTAGGGCTACTAACTTCCCCTGAAAGGAATCTTCAAATGAAAACTGATAAATTAAGAATAACAACTGCGTATATTGAAGCGAGGGTGCCCTACCCAGCCAGCAGAAAGGCCATCTGTCCTGGGCCCCTCTTGACTTGGTATCTGTTCCCGAACCCAGAAGGCTTGGCTTACACACTCAAAAATTTACACTGATTAAAAGCTGGCCTTACACGTGCCTGggactgggggaaggagggagcatTAATACTTTGGATCAAACATCTCCCTTTCCATATAAAGGCTGATTCCGGGGAAGGGAGACTTTCAATACTTCCCTCTTAAGGTGCATAATGTTGGCATCACCCCAAATTCCACGTGGTAATCATAGGTCCTACGTTTCACAACGCCACTCAGAAACACTAGTGTaacactttctgccacaagggatACCAGGAGTAAACAGCAAGGTAACAGTCCTTTTTCATTGTCTATGTGGGCGGCTCTGAAAAGAGCCTTTGGGGTTGAGGAAAAACGGCCAGGCTCACGCCCTCTCCCCGCGGATGCGGCGAGCAAGCTGGATGTCCTTGGGCATGATGGTGACGCGCTTGGCGTGGATGGCGCAGAGATTGGTGTCCTCGAAGAGGCCCACCAGGTAGGCCTCGCACGCCTCCTGCAGCGCCATCACCGCCGAGCTCTGAAAGCGCAGGTCGGTCTTGAAGTCCTGAGCGATCTCGCGCACCAGCCGCTGGAACGGCAGCTTGCGAATCAGTAGCTCAGTGGACTTCTGGTAACGGCGGATCTCGCGCAGAGCTACCGTGCCGGGCCGATAGCGGTGCGGCTTCTTCACGCCGCCGGTGGCCGGCGCGCTCTTCCGAGCCGCCTTGGTGGCGAGCTGCTTGCGCGGCGCCTTGCCACCCGTGGACTTCCGAGCAGTCTGCTTGGTACGAGCCATAGTGTCAGCAGGTTTAAAGAACGCCGCCTAGACACATATTTATAGAGCGAGTCAGAAGCTGATTGGACAAAAGGCGACCAGGACTGTCCAATCAGTAATCGGACTGACTCAAGTCAGTTCAGCTCctacacagtcgtgtccgactctgcgaccccatggactgcagcacgccaggcttccctatctagcaccaactcccggaacttgctcaaacttatgtccatcgagttggtgatgccgacGCGAACTTTTCGATTGTTGCCCAAAGCCCCTGACCtcaatttttttctcaatttttcccGTACAATTGTTTGCTATATAATAgcatttttcagaagaaataaatacacaCTACATGAGAAACatagactacaatccatggggtcgcaaagagtcagacacgactgagcgacttcactttcacttttcactttcatgcattggaaaaggaaatggcaacccactccagtattcttgcctggagaatcccaggaactggagcctggtgggcggccgtctatggggtcacacagagtcggacacaactgatgtgactta contains:
- the LOC113881712 gene encoding histone H4, with the protein product MSGRGKGGKGLGKGGAKRHRKVLRDNIQGITKPAIRRLARRGGVKRISGLIYEETRGVLKVFLENVIRDAVTYTEHAKRKTVTAMDVVYALKRQGRTLYGFGG
- the LOC113881694 gene encoding histone H2B type 1, producing MPEPAKSAPAPKKGSKKAVTKAQKKDGKKRKRSRKESYSVYVYKVLKQVHPDTGISSKAMGIMNSFVNDIFERIAGEASRLAHYNKRSTITSREIQTAVRLLLPGELAKHAVSEGTKAVTKYTSSK
- the LOC113881687 gene encoding histone H2A type 1-J; this translates as MSGRGKQGGKARAKAKTRSSRAGLQFPVGRVHRLLRKGNYAERVGAGAPVYLAAVLEYLTAEILELAGNAARDNKKTRIIPRHLQLAIRNDEELNKLLGKVTIAQGGVLPNIQAVLLPKKTESHHKTK
- the LOC113881672 gene encoding histone H3.1, with translation MARTKQTARKSTGGKAPRKQLATKAARKSAPATGGVKKPHRYRPGTVALREIRRYQKSTELLIRKLPFQRLVREIAQDFKTDLRFQSSAVMALQEACEAYLVGLFEDTNLCAIHAKRVTIMPKDIQLARRIRGERA